CGACGACCACGACGATGACCAAGTTATCAGTATCCTTTACGAAGGGCGCGTGCTTGCAATCGGATCGGTTCAGTCCGGGTACTTTCACCCAAAGCGGGTTTTACATATTTAAATTTTAAAGAAAGGGAACACCGATGTCGATTACACCCGAGAGAAAACAAGAACTCATTCATGAATACGCAATCAAAGAAGGGGACACAGGGTCACCCGAGGTTCAAGTTGCGATTCTCAGCGAAAGAATCCGTAATTTATCGGATCATATGTCTACCCACGCAAAAGATTTTCATTCCAGGCGTGGTCTTTTGATGATGGTCGGCGCGCGTCGTCGTTTGCTGGATTATGTCAAGGGCAAAGAAGAAACGCGTTATCAGACTCTGATTAAGCGTTTGAATATCAGACGATAAATTGGATTTTTCATCTACAGCATTTTTTATGGAAGGGAGGAGGACATTGTGCCGATCTCCCTTTTTTTGTTTAGAACAGATATTTTTTAAGGCTAACCATGACAGATTTTTTTAATACAGTAAGACAAGAAATTGACTGGGCAGGACGCCCACTAATTTTGGAAACCGGGAAAGTCGCCCGTCAGGCCGATGGTGCCGTGATGGCAACATACGGTGGCACGACCGTGCTTTGTACGGTTGTTGGCGCAAAAGAACCAAAGCCCGACATTGATTTTTTCCCCCTCAGCGTTCATTACCAAGAAAAAGCATTTGCCGTTGGCCGTATTCCCGGTGGTTTTTTCAAACGCGAAGGCAAGCCATCCGAAAAGGAAGTATTAACATCACGCTTGATTGATCGCCCGATTCGCCCGTTGTTCCCAGAGGGGTTCCGCAATGAAGTTCAGGTTATCTGTACGGTCCTAAGCTATGACCAAGAAAACAATGCCGACGTTGTGGCCATGATTGGTGCATCAGCCGCGCTCAGCATTTCGGGGATTCCATTCCTGGGGCCAGTTGGTATCGCGCGCATTGGATTTGTTGATGGGGAGTTGGTGCTGAATCCAAGGGCCATTGATATGTCAAAAAGCAGCCTTGATTTGGTTGTGGCCGGTACAGAACATGGCGTTTTGATGGTTGAATCAGAAGCACAAGAATTGTCCGAAGCAGCAATGCTAGAGGCTGTCGTTTTTGGACATCAATCGTTCCAACCCGTTATTGCCATGATTCAAGATTTCAAGAAAAAAGCCGGTAAAGCGGAATGGCATGTGGCAGAGGTGCAAGGCCTTCATGATGCTATGAAAAAACGTGTTTCCGAAATTGCCGAGGCTGATCTTAGGGATGCGTACGCCATGTCGTCGAAACAGCAACGGAATGCTGGTATTGATGCTGCTAAAGCCAGAGCCAAAGAAGCTTTGGTTGC
The sequence above is drawn from the Alphaproteobacteria bacterium genome and encodes:
- the rpsO gene encoding 30S ribosomal protein S15, giving the protein MSITPERKQELIHEYAIKEGDTGSPEVQVAILSERIRNLSDHMSTHAKDFHSRRGLLMMVGARRRLLDYVKGKEETRYQTLIKRLNIRR